In Thermorudis peleae, a genomic segment contains:
- a CDS encoding carbohydrate ABC transporter permease: MSRELSASRAHATVAPATQRRLGAQNLAQFGAYGLLVLLAIFSLVPFAWVVLAAFDAHATIYFQIPRSWTLQHVIDLFTEADGVRLIINSLIYTLGATVVTIIVCTMGGYVLSRFAFPGSRVLLLGILLLRIVPPTATIVPLYLLATSLGFRDTYHGVILVLAALQTPLALWMLKGFFDAVPIAIEEAALVDGASRLRAAFQVVLPLAGQGVAAAGLIGFIGAWSEFLIPLVLISDQDKMPISIGMFRAWISYTQVDWGLLAALSITYMIPAVVFYVIARRALQSSIAGGLSGV, translated from the coding sequence ATGAGTCGCGAACTGTCTGCATCGCGTGCGCACGCGACCGTTGCACCGGCAACCCAGCGTCGCCTTGGCGCGCAAAACCTCGCCCAGTTCGGTGCCTATGGCCTCTTAGTGCTCCTCGCGATTTTCTCCCTCGTGCCATTCGCCTGGGTTGTGCTGGCGGCATTCGATGCCCACGCGACGATCTACTTTCAGATTCCCCGATCATGGACATTGCAGCACGTGATCGATCTCTTTACCGAAGCCGACGGTGTGCGCTTGATTATCAACAGTCTGATCTATACCCTGGGCGCAACGGTGGTTACGATTATCGTTTGCACGATGGGTGGGTATGTGCTCTCGCGTTTTGCCTTCCCAGGCTCGCGAGTGCTGCTGTTGGGCATCCTGTTGCTCCGCATTGTTCCGCCGACGGCAACCATTGTCCCGCTCTACCTCCTTGCCACGAGCCTGGGCTTTCGTGACACCTACCATGGCGTCATCCTCGTGCTGGCTGCACTGCAGACGCCGCTTGCACTCTGGATGCTGAAAGGCTTCTTTGACGCAGTGCCTATTGCCATTGAGGAGGCGGCGCTGGTCGATGGGGCAAGCCGGCTCCGCGCCGCTTTCCAGGTCGTGCTGCCGCTTGCTGGCCAGGGGGTGGCTGCGGCAGGGCTGATTGGCTTCATCGGCGCGTGGAGCGAATTCCTTATCCCGCTCGTCTTGATTTCTGACCAGGACAAGATGCCGATCTCGATCGGGATGTTCCGGGCATGGATTTCCTACACGCAGGTTGACTGGGGATTGCTCGCTGCCTTGTCGATAACCTACATGATCCCGGCTGTCGTGTTCTACGTCATTGCCCGACGCGCCTTACAAAGCTCGATTGCTGGTGGGCTGTCGGGTGTCTAG
- a CDS encoding Gfo/Idh/MocA family protein, translating to MQPIGVDARAAEPPLRVAVFGCGVMAREHVKAALQRPGRVTVVAVCDPSPQAYAAMAALFEAVGQPAPPNVPDLALLLARYHDQLDLVLIATPHAVHFAQASAVLAAGLPVILEKPMVTTVEEARALVAAQHRAGRELIVAFNGSLSPRIREAARLLQQGELGDILLIAGTIWEGWRTAYRGHWKQDPAVSGGGFFFDTGAHLLNTVADLAGQPIIEVAAWLDERGGPPGLEILGTVMARLQRGGLVSLAACGDTIRVCASEITVFCTQGIVRTDAWGRSLAVQRNGEETAYDITQDEPHDVWDVAQAVLRHGQPNPCPPEAGLRMALFWEAIQRSAKQGGQPVVIQPD from the coding sequence GTGCAACCGATCGGTGTGGATGCGCGTGCGGCTGAGCCGCCGTTGCGCGTTGCGGTTTTTGGTTGTGGAGTGATGGCTCGAGAGCATGTCAAGGCTGCCCTGCAACGGCCTGGACGCGTCACCGTCGTGGCCGTTTGTGATCCGTCGCCGCAGGCGTATGCGGCAATGGCCGCGTTGTTTGAGGCAGTTGGGCAACCCGCGCCGCCGAACGTGCCCGACCTGGCTCTCCTGCTTGCGCGTTACCATGATCAGCTTGACCTGGTGCTGATTGCTACGCCGCATGCCGTCCATTTTGCGCAGGCGAGTGCGGTACTCGCCGCTGGGCTGCCAGTTATCCTAGAAAAGCCCATGGTCACCACGGTGGAAGAGGCGAGGGCATTGGTTGCGGCGCAGCATCGCGCTGGGCGCGAACTGATCGTGGCGTTTAATGGCAGCCTCTCACCACGCATTCGGGAGGCGGCACGGCTGCTCCAGCAGGGCGAGCTTGGAGATATCCTGCTCATTGCAGGAACCATCTGGGAGGGATGGCGCACTGCCTATCGCGGCCACTGGAAGCAAGATCCAGCGGTATCGGGCGGAGGGTTCTTCTTCGATACCGGAGCGCACCTGCTGAACACAGTCGCTGATCTCGCTGGACAGCCGATCATTGAGGTGGCCGCGTGGCTTGACGAGCGGGGTGGCCCTCCCGGCCTCGAAATCCTTGGGACCGTGATGGCACGGCTCCAGCGTGGTGGGCTGGTCTCGCTGGCAGCCTGCGGAGACACGATTCGTGTCTGTGCTTCGGAAATTACAGTGTTTTGTACCCAGGGCATCGTTCGGACCGATGCGTGGGGGCGGAGCCTCGCTGTCCAGCGGAACGGTGAGGAGACAGCGTATGACATTACGCAGGACGAGCCACATGACGTATGGGACGTTGCCCAGGCCGTGCTGCGCCACGGTCAGCCCAATCCCTGCCCACCGGAAGCAGGACTGCGGATGGCACTGTTCTGGGAAGCAATCCAGCGTTCGGCGAAGCAGGGTGGGCAACCAGTTGTCATACAGCCTGACTGA
- a CDS encoding ThuA domain-containing protein has product MTVKPVRVTIWNEYRHERQDPAVRAHYPAGIHAVLAAALEAAGCTVRVATLDEPEHGLDAATLAATDVLVWWGHLAHEAVADTVVDRVQQRVLDGMGLVVLHSAHESKIFRRLMGTTCKVMWRERGERERVWVVQPAHPVAAGLPEYFELPQSEMYGEPTDIPAPDELVFISWFQGGEVFRSGGAYTRGRGRIFYFSPGHETFPIYHHPLVQRVIVNAVRWAAPNDFSGAPVAGIRQGGAHRPDPLEPLD; this is encoded by the coding sequence ATGACGGTGAAGCCGGTGCGGGTGACGATCTGGAACGAATACCGGCACGAGCGACAGGATCCCGCGGTGCGTGCCCACTATCCGGCAGGCATCCACGCGGTGCTGGCCGCAGCCCTGGAGGCGGCTGGCTGCACGGTGCGCGTGGCCACGCTGGACGAGCCGGAGCACGGGTTGGACGCGGCCACGCTGGCGGCGACCGATGTGCTGGTCTGGTGGGGCCACCTGGCACACGAGGCCGTCGCCGACACCGTCGTCGACCGGGTGCAGCAGCGTGTGCTCGATGGCATGGGACTGGTGGTGCTGCACTCCGCCCACGAGTCGAAGATCTTCCGGCGGCTGATGGGCACGACCTGCAAGGTGATGTGGCGCGAGCGTGGGGAACGGGAGCGGGTGTGGGTGGTGCAGCCGGCCCACCCGGTCGCGGCTGGGTTGCCGGAATACTTCGAGCTGCCGCAGTCGGAGATGTATGGCGAGCCGACGGACATCCCGGCGCCCGACGAGCTCGTCTTCATCAGCTGGTTCCAGGGGGGCGAAGTCTTTCGCAGCGGTGGCGCCTACACCCGCGGCCGGGGCCGGATCTTCTACTTCAGCCCGGGCCATGAGACCTTCCCGATCTACCATCACCCGCTCGTCCAGCGGGTCATCGTCAACGCGGTGCGCTGGGCAGCCCCCAACGACTTCTCGGGGGCGCCGGTGGCCGGTATTCGCCAGGGCGGCGCGCACCGGCCGGACCCGCTGGAGCCGCTGGACTAA